Sequence from the Primulina huaijiensis isolate GDHJ02 chromosome 16, ASM1229523v2, whole genome shotgun sequence genome:
TCTCTAATAAGGGTTTTGGCGGTACGGGGAATCAAAGAGATGAACTCAGATGAGTAAGACTTACTGCACCAGAAAGCACGGTCTTGTTTCGTTCTCTAACATTCACCTGATATAGAACTCTGCAAATTTCACTAACATTTTCAGCTTTTATGGTACACAATCAAGGAAATAAATAATAGGAGATCAGGTTTTTGAAAAGAAACGATTCGATAAAATGTTACCTCAAGCCATCAAGCCACATTTCTGTTATCAAAGTTTCGCCAGGATAGACGTGCAGAAGAAATTTTCCTGATATGTTCTTAATCATATTTTGATCACCTCGACAAATACATTTGATGATGGCTCTGACTGCGAACCCAAGAGAGCAAAGTCCATGCAATATTGGACGAGAGAATCTATAGGACGCATTACATATAAAGGAATTAGAAAAAAGTGGAATTCACAGTATCGAAGGAGTAAAAAACAAACATGAATTAATGCTTGCATGTTTCTGTTTTATGCATTAATTTTGACTAAAATATTTCTCCGGCATCTAGCATTTACTATTTGGTTGTAAGAACCATCAAAGGTGTCCCTTACCATGATAAAGTTAAATATACATTAGCTAATGAACGGTGTCCTATATTTAAAATCCTACCCAAAAAATTGCGAGTCTCGAAAAAGTAGGAGATTGTTATGAACCCAGCTATATCTGGCGCACACTTTTAGTTGTCAAAAGTTATGACCTTATACATGGCTTACTGAAATAATAGAAGGCATAAAAAATTTTGCACAAGTTCTGTTCTTTTCTGGAGTCACAAGGCAGACCTGAAATTGCCTTTCTCTTCCCAAATTCGAATAAATACCTGACGCAAATGTTCAAGAATACTAGAAAAGATTTCAAGGCTAAATCAAGATTTATCAGTTAGAAGACACACTACCCTGCAATTTCTGCAACCATAGGATCTGAGTGCAATGGATTATAGTCACCAGATAGTCTGTAAAGCAAAGCCTGCATTGTGGAAGtacagaaataaagaaaaaagaaactgTATGCTCTCAGAAGAAGTTAAATTCAATAAAGGACAGTCGAATTATGTACAGCTTAAACTACGTAACCTAATAAGTAATCAAGAAGATTAAGAATTAGTAGCATTCAAGGAAAAGTTAACTTTAGATGCAATTTTCGAGAAGGAAACTAAACAAGTAACAGTTCCAAATTCATCGGTTATCATAAGATATAGTTGATATAAATTAGCCCCCTAGTACTATTACTTTTACAATTATGGAAGCCGAAAAGACAAGcgaaaaatatggatttttttgtTTCATGTTACGCGAATTTAAAGCATGAGGAGAATGTGATTTTTTGGATTGAGGAGGAGGAAATCATACTTAATTTCATGAAAGAGCAAATTAAAATACCTGTGATGGTTGTGTACATTCTTCAAATACAGCAAATGGTTTAGTTTTGGGAATTTGATAAGCCAAGTTCTGGCTGGACGGGTACTTGATGAAGGAGTAAGGTTGGGATGACTTAGAGAAGCCTCCAGCACCTCTTAGATAGATTGCCATCCTGTTGGGTGATATATGGACTTATCTACTGAATGAAAGAAAAGAGAGAGCAAGAGAAAAGGAGACACGTCAATGACAGATCTCTGAGTTCGAGATTCATACCGATTCATGCATAGCAACTCGCTGGACTCCTTTTCATAACTCAAAATTTCCATCTCCAGGATTGCTGCCTTACctacaaagaaagaaaaaaaacctTGCTTCATGAATATC
This genomic interval carries:
- the LOC140961963 gene encoding enoyl-CoA hydratase 2, peroxisomal-like isoform X1, which gives rise to MAENSGIDPQRIISHEFPQTTFTYTERDAALYALGVGACSKDAVDDKELKYVYHQDGQQAIEVLPTFSTLFSFGLQSQIAQIPGLQFDQRLLLHGQQYIEIYKPLPSHGCLLNKMSVTGLHDKGKAAILEMEILSYEKESSELLCMNRMAIYLRGAGGFSKSSQPYSFIKYPSSQNLAYQIPKTKPFAVFEECTQPSQALLYRLSGDYNPLHSDPMVAEIAGFSRPILHGLCSLGFAVRAIIKCICRGDQNMIKNISGKFLLHVYPGETLITEMWLDGLRVLYQVNVRERNKTVLSGAVSLTHLSSSL
- the LOC140961963 gene encoding enoyl-CoA hydratase 2, peroxisomal-like isoform X2, with the translated sequence MAENSGIDPQRIISHEFPQTTFTYTERDAALYALGVGACSKDAVDDKELKYVYHQDGQQAIELLNKMSVTGLHDKGKAAILEMEILSYEKESSELLCMNRMAIYLRGAGGFSKSSQPYSFIKYPSSQNLAYQIPKTKPFAVFEECTQPSQALLYRLSGDYNPLHSDPMVAEIAGFSRPILHGLCSLGFAVRAIIKCICRGDQNMIKNISGKFLLHVYPGETLITEMWLDGLRVLYQVNVRERNKTVLSGAVSLTHLSSSL